A single genomic interval of Dyella sp. GSA-30 harbors:
- the tyrS gene encoding tyrosine--tRNA ligase, with amino-acid sequence MNELDQALATIARGADEIIKQEELVERLKRGRPLRIKAGFDPTAPDLHLGHTVLLNKMRQFQDLGHQVIFLIGDFTGMIGDPTGKNVTRKPLTREDVLANAETYAEQVFKVLDRDKTELRFNSEWFGKMTAADMIKLAAQHTVARMLERDDFAKRYAAQQPIAIHEFLYPLVQGYDSVALECDVELGGTDQKFNLLMGRALQEHHGQPPQIVLTMPLLEGLDGVNKMSKSLGNYIGINEPAIDIVTKTMKIGDELMWRWFELLSFDVSLEEMARMKQDIASGALNPRDAKMRLARELATRFHDAAAAEQAIAGWNAVVRGEGDTSLLPLTEVSVPAEGLRLAALLKAAGLASSNSEANQKIKERAVRINAEVVEDAQRIFVPGFEAVLQVGKRNFARVLLK; translated from the coding sequence ATGAACGAGCTCGACCAGGCGCTGGCCACGATTGCGCGCGGCGCGGACGAAATCATCAAGCAGGAAGAACTGGTCGAGAGGCTCAAGCGTGGCCGGCCGTTGCGGATCAAGGCGGGCTTCGACCCGACGGCGCCGGATCTGCACCTGGGCCACACCGTGCTGCTCAACAAGATGCGCCAGTTCCAGGACCTGGGCCACCAGGTCATTTTCCTGATCGGCGACTTCACCGGCATGATCGGCGATCCGACCGGCAAGAACGTCACCCGCAAGCCGCTCACCCGCGAGGACGTCCTGGCCAATGCCGAGACCTATGCCGAGCAGGTCTTCAAGGTGCTGGACCGGGACAAGACCGAACTGCGCTTCAACTCGGAGTGGTTCGGCAAGATGACCGCCGCCGACATGATCAAGCTGGCCGCCCAGCACACCGTGGCGCGCATGCTCGAGCGCGACGATTTCGCCAAGCGCTACGCCGCGCAGCAGCCGATCGCGATCCATGAGTTCCTCTATCCATTGGTGCAGGGCTACGACTCGGTCGCGCTCGAGTGCGACGTCGAGCTCGGCGGTACCGACCAGAAGTTCAACCTGCTGATGGGTCGCGCGCTGCAGGAGCACCACGGCCAGCCGCCGCAGATCGTACTGACCATGCCGCTGCTCGAAGGCCTCGATGGCGTCAACAAGATGTCCAAGTCGCTGGGCAACTACATCGGCATCAACGAGCCGGCGATCGATATCGTCACCAAGACGATGAAGATCGGCGACGAGCTCATGTGGCGCTGGTTCGAGCTGCTCAGCTTCGATGTGTCGCTGGAGGAAATGGCCCGGATGAAGCAGGACATCGCCAGCGGCGCGCTCAACCCGCGCGACGCCAAGATGCGCCTGGCGCGCGAGCTGGCCACGCGTTTCCACGATGCGGCCGCGGCGGAGCAGGCGATTGCCGGCTGGAATGCGGTGGTGCGCGGGGAGGGCGATACCAGTCTGTTGCCGCTTACCGAAGTATCCGTGCCCGCTGAAGGCTTGCGTCTGGCCGCGCTGTTGAAGGCTGCGGGTCTGGCGTCGAGCAACAGCGAAGCCAATCAGAAGATCAAAGAGCGCGCCGTGCGCATCAATGCAGAAGTGGTCGAAGACGCGCAGCGCATATTCGTGCCCGGTTTCGAAGCGGTGCTGCAGGTTGGCAAGCGCAACTTTGCGCGCGTGTTGCTCAAGTAA
- a CDS encoding rhomboid family intramembrane serine protease: MFVHVETRRRVRPQWATVLLVIVCVVSFVMFALMPGPQRVSMWLEWGTVPANVFDAKEPILQQLHDPSLLRLITALFIHLAWLHLLGNLLFLVIFGLPAERALGSMRFLALFLIGGAIANLVGALSLAGVRSPIIGCSGAVSAILGAYIALFPRTRLGLVLPLGLYLEFVRIPAFLLIGIWVLLQLLFSYAGPSYGLVVWWTHIAGFLFGIVFALLCKPAIARRLRG, translated from the coding sequence GTGTTCGTCCATGTCGAAACTCGCCGGCGCGTCCGGCCGCAATGGGCGACGGTCTTGCTGGTCATCGTATGCGTGGTGAGCTTCGTCATGTTCGCGTTGATGCCCGGGCCACAACGGGTGTCGATGTGGCTCGAATGGGGCACCGTACCCGCTAACGTGTTCGACGCCAAAGAACCGATCCTGCAGCAGTTGCATGATCCGTCCTTGCTGCGTTTGATCACCGCATTGTTTATCCACCTGGCGTGGTTGCACCTGCTCGGTAACCTGCTCTTCCTGGTGATTTTCGGCCTCCCCGCCGAAAGAGCGCTGGGTTCGATGCGTTTCCTGGCCCTGTTCCTTATCGGCGGCGCGATCGCCAACCTGGTCGGCGCCCTGTCCCTGGCGGGTGTGCGCTCACCGATCATTGGCTGCAGCGGCGCGGTATCGGCCATCCTTGGCGCATACATCGCATTGTTTCCGCGAACTCGCCTCGGCCTCGTGCTGCCGCTGGGCCTGTATCTCGAATTCGTACGTATCCCGGCCTTTCTGCTGATCGGCATCTGGGTGCTGTTGCAGCTGCTCTTCAGCTATGCCGGTCCCAGCTACGGCCTGGTCGTGTGGTGGACGCATATTGCCGGCTTTCTCTTCGGCATCGTCTTCGCGCTGCTGTGCAAGCCTGCCATCGCTCGACGGCTGCGCGGTTAA
- a CDS encoding DUF1820 family protein, whose amino-acid sequence MRTKKLYKVTFLHLGKCYELYARHLASSGLWGFTEVGELVFEPAGEGIVVDPTEERLREEFQDTRVLHLPMQSVVRIEEVERKGPLAIRDASDGQKVVTPFPMPPRR is encoded by the coding sequence ATGCGTACAAAGAAACTCTACAAGGTGACCTTCCTGCACCTGGGCAAATGCTACGAGCTCTACGCTCGTCACTTGGCATCAAGCGGGCTATGGGGCTTTACTGAAGTCGGCGAACTGGTGTTCGAGCCGGCGGGCGAAGGCATCGTCGTCGACCCCACCGAAGAACGACTGCGCGAGGAGTTCCAGGACACGCGCGTACTGCATCTGCCGATGCAATCGGTCGTGCGCATCGAGGAAGTCGAGCGCAAAGGCCCGCTAGCCATTCGCGATGCCAGCGATGGTCAGAAAGTGGTTACGCCGTTTCCGATGCCGCCAAGACGCTGA
- a CDS encoding glutamine amidotransferase — MKPVLIIRTGRAPDTIRARFGDFPHWFRVGAQLAPQHVRVVDVEAGEQLPPPKDVAGALITGSASMVTERLPWSEQTAGWIRDAMDVELPMFGVCYGHQLMAHALGGRVDYLPGGREIGTVSLEAVGDVTQDPLAAALPAQFRAHATHEQSVLEAPKGSQSLLRSDRDPNHLLRYGSNALSVQFHPEFNADVMRAYIHRKRNDMHREGFDPHHTFRQVAATPIARRLLRQFARHHGLAAQR; from the coding sequence ATGAAGCCCGTTTTGATCATCCGTACCGGCCGCGCGCCCGACACCATTCGTGCACGCTTTGGCGACTTCCCGCATTGGTTCCGTGTTGGCGCGCAGCTGGCGCCGCAACACGTCCGCGTTGTCGACGTCGAGGCCGGCGAGCAGCTGCCGCCGCCCAAGGATGTCGCCGGCGCGTTGATTACCGGCTCGGCGTCCATGGTGACCGAACGTCTGCCGTGGAGCGAACAGACCGCCGGATGGATTCGCGATGCGATGGATGTCGAGCTGCCAATGTTCGGCGTCTGCTACGGTCATCAGTTGATGGCGCATGCACTGGGCGGCCGTGTCGACTACTTGCCCGGCGGCCGCGAGATCGGTACGGTATCGCTTGAAGCCGTTGGCGACGTGACCCAGGATCCGCTTGCTGCCGCGCTCCCTGCGCAGTTTCGCGCACACGCCACGCACGAGCAGTCCGTGCTGGAAGCGCCTAAGGGTTCGCAGTCGCTATTGCGCAGCGACCGCGATCCGAACCACCTGCTGCGCTACGGGTCGAACGCGTTGAGTGTTCAGTTCCATCCGGAGTTCAACGCCGATGTAATGCGCGCTTATATCCATCGCAAGCGCAACGATATGCATCGCGAAGGTTTCGATCCGCACCATACCTTCAGGCAGGTTGCAGCGACGCCGATCGCGCGTCGGTTACTGCGGCAGTTCGCGCGGCATCATGGATTAGCTGCGCAGCGCTGA
- a CDS encoding GspE/PulE family protein, whose translation MATAPQSPSLLGRRGRLSLDEMLAALVVTGHISGDDAKNVRMGSRSGRSTVELHPLVIIANAKLPNLREPGRPLSAEALTEWLAAQADLPYMKIDPMKINVAAVTQVVSHAYAIRHKILPVAAALGEVTFATCEPFDAAWATDLSHMLRREVSRVVANPLDINRYLQEFYGVQRSIQMAQDAKNAAGGYDSSAILNFEQLVELGKSGEVGADDRHVVHIVDWLLQYAFEQRASDIHLEPRRDAGKLRFRIDGIMHKVFELPPPVMTAVTARIKILSRLDVAEKRRPQDGRIKTRSSAGREVELRISSMPTAFGEKMVMRIFDPDIVAKDFSQLGFSPTEDAIWRGMVERPHGIVLVTGPTGSGKTTTLYSTLKHLATPSINVCTVEDPIEMVSPEFNQMQVQPAIDLDFAAGVRTLLRQDPDIIMVGEIRDLETAQMAVQASLTGHLVLSTLHTNDAPSAVTRLLDLGVPHYLIQSTLTGVVAQRLVRTLCPHCKQETTQDPHEWVALTHGWDLPVPEKVFKPLGCLECRHTGFMGRTGVYEMMPMSTRLRGLITPQLDLAKLGGAALSSGMQPLRISAAAQVARGVTTVQEVLTVLPPIETEIDETK comes from the coding sequence ATGGCCACAGCACCGCAATCGCCTTCCCTGCTCGGTCGCCGAGGCAGGTTGTCGCTGGACGAGATGCTGGCCGCCCTGGTGGTCACCGGGCATATCTCCGGCGACGATGCGAAGAACGTCCGCATGGGCTCGCGCTCGGGCCGCAGCACGGTCGAGCTGCACCCGCTGGTGATCATCGCCAATGCGAAGTTGCCGAATCTGCGCGAACCGGGCCGACCGCTGAGCGCCGAGGCACTGACCGAATGGCTGGCGGCCCAGGCCGATCTGCCGTACATGAAGATCGACCCGATGAAGATCAACGTGGCTGCCGTAACCCAGGTGGTAAGCCACGCCTACGCGATACGCCACAAGATCCTCCCCGTGGCGGCGGCCTTGGGCGAGGTGACCTTCGCTACCTGCGAACCGTTCGACGCAGCCTGGGCCACCGATCTTTCGCACATGCTCCGGCGCGAAGTATCGCGCGTCGTCGCCAATCCGCTGGATATCAACCGCTACCTGCAAGAGTTCTATGGTGTCCAACGCTCGATCCAGATGGCGCAGGACGCCAAGAACGCGGCGGGCGGCTATGACTCGTCGGCGATTCTCAACTTCGAACAGCTGGTGGAGCTGGGCAAGAGCGGCGAAGTCGGCGCGGACGATCGCCACGTCGTGCATATCGTCGACTGGTTGCTGCAATACGCGTTCGAGCAGCGCGCGTCCGATATTCATCTGGAACCGCGGCGCGATGCCGGCAAGTTGCGTTTCCGCATCGACGGCATCATGCACAAGGTGTTCGAGTTACCGCCGCCGGTGATGACCGCGGTGACGGCGCGCATCAAGATTCTTTCGCGCCTGGACGTGGCCGAAAAGCGCCGCCCGCAGGACGGTCGCATCAAGACGCGCTCGTCGGCCGGCCGCGAAGTCGAACTGCGTATCTCGTCCATGCCGACCGCGTTCGGCGAGAAGATGGTGATGCGTATCTTCGACCCGGACATCGTCGCCAAGGATTTCTCCCAGCTCGGCTTTTCGCCGACCGAGGACGCGATCTGGCGCGGCATGGTCGAACGCCCGCATGGCATCGTGCTGGTCACCGGTCCGACCGGCTCGGGCAAGACCACCACGCTGTACTCGACCTTGAAGCATCTGGCCACGCCGTCGATCAATGTCTGCACGGTGGAAGACCCGATCGAAATGGTCAGTCCCGAGTTCAACCAGATGCAGGTGCAGCCGGCGATCGATCTCGACTTCGCCGCCGGTGTGCGCACCTTGTTGCGCCAGGACCCGGACATCATCATGGTCGGCGAGATTCGCGACCTGGAGACCGCGCAGATGGCGGTGCAGGCTTCGCTGACCGGCCACCTTGTGTTGTCCACGCTGCACACCAACGACGCGCCCAGCGCGGTGACGCGACTGCTCGATCTTGGCGTGCCGCATTACCTGATCCAGTCGACCCTGACCGGCGTGGTGGCGCAGCGCCTGGTGCGTACGCTGTGCCCGCACTGCAAGCAGGAAACCACGCAGGATCCGCACGAATGGGTCGCGCTCACGCATGGCTGGGATTTGCCGGTGCCGGAGAAAGTGTTCAAACCGCTCGGCTGCCTGGAATGCCGTCATACGGGTTTCATGGGACGCACCGGCGTGTATGAAATGATGCCCATGTCCACGCGCCTGCGCGGGTTGATTACACCGCAGCTCGATCTGGCCAAGCTGGGTGGCGCCGCGTTAAGCAGCGGCATGCAACCTTTGCGCATTTCCGCCGCGGCCCAGGTCGCGCGCGGCGTGACCACGGTGCAGGAAGTACTCACCGTTCTGCCGCCGATCGAGACGGAAATCGACGAGACGAAGTAA
- the glyQ gene encoding glycine--tRNA ligase subunit alpha, giving the protein MSARTFQDVIQTLNRYWAAQGCVLLQPLDTEVGAGTFHPATFLRALGPEPWAAAYVQPSRRPTDGRYGENPNRLQHYYQYQVVMKPNPENILELYIGSLKELGLDPLVHDLRFVEDNWESPTLGAWGLGWEVWLNGMEVTQFTYFQQAGGLECRPVTGEITYGLERLAMYLQNVDNVYDLIWTESPHGTVTYGDVFHQNEVEQSTYNFEHANVPELLRWFDVCEGEANKLIAAGLPLPAYEQVMKASHTFNLLDARRAISVTERQRYILRVRTLSRAVAETYVAQREKLGFPGLKNKKEQAA; this is encoded by the coding sequence ATGTCCGCACGTACTTTCCAGGATGTGATCCAGACCCTCAACCGCTACTGGGCGGCGCAGGGTTGCGTGCTGCTGCAGCCGCTCGATACCGAGGTCGGCGCAGGAACGTTCCATCCAGCCACTTTTCTGCGCGCGCTCGGCCCCGAGCCCTGGGCGGCCGCCTATGTTCAGCCGTCGCGCCGCCCGACGGATGGCCGCTACGGCGAAAACCCCAACCGCCTGCAGCATTACTACCAGTATCAGGTGGTGATGAAGCCGAACCCCGAAAACATCCTCGAGCTGTACATCGGCTCGCTGAAGGAGCTGGGCCTGGACCCGCTCGTCCATGACCTGCGTTTCGTCGAGGACAACTGGGAATCGCCCACGCTGGGCGCCTGGGGCCTGGGTTGGGAGGTCTGGCTCAACGGCATGGAAGTCACCCAGTTCACCTATTTCCAGCAGGCCGGTGGCCTGGAATGCCGCCCGGTAACGGGCGAGATCACCTATGGTCTCGAGCGCCTGGCGATGTACCTGCAGAACGTGGACAACGTCTACGACCTGATCTGGACGGAAAGCCCGCACGGCACGGTGACCTACGGCGACGTGTTCCATCAGAACGAGGTCGAGCAGAGCACCTACAACTTCGAGCACGCCAATGTGCCCGAGCTGCTGCGTTGGTTCGACGTTTGCGAAGGCGAGGCGAACAAGCTGATCGCCGCCGGTCTGCCGTTGCCTGCCTATGAGCAGGTGATGAAGGCAAGCCACACGTTCAACCTGCTCGACGCGCGCCGCGCGATCAGCGTGACCGAGCGCCAGCGCTACATCCTGCGTGTACGTACATTGTCGCGTGCGGTTGCCGAAACCTACGTCGCACAGCGCGAAAAGCTCGGTTTCCCCGGCCTCAAGAACAAGAAGGAGCAGGCTGCATGA
- the glyS gene encoding glycine--tRNA ligase subunit beta — translation MSAAKSLLIELGTEELPPKALDELAAAFLRGICDGLSKRGVDAALDSAVVYASPRRLAVHIPAVAESAAQQVIVRRGPALTAGRDAEGKPTKALLGFAQSCGVDVEQLGEERTDKGAWFAYRDMSPVRFLKDLLAEIVDETLKGLPIPKPMRWADHDYSFVRPAHWLVMLHGSDIIDGEVLGLKSGRQSRGHRFMHPQPVHIADADGWLDHMRAAKVLADPRERRQRIEAEIARAAKETGGVPRLDAALLDEIANLTEWPAAIACTFERDFLAVPPEALVTTMETNQKFVPVFDADGKLTEHFIGIANIDSKQPSEIRKGYERVIRPRFADAKFFWDEDLKTPLAGYQDALKNVTYQQALGSLWDKSIRVAELARVIANRVGVDAGQATRAAALSKCDLLTRMVGEFPELQGVMGRYYAAHHGEPAEVADALDSYYQPRFAGDAVASGKVGQVLAVAERLDTLTGIFAVGMKPSGNKDPFALRRAALGLARTLIEGRIELDLPGTLREALELLPEAALAAGIKPGKDGKAAPLDAGKRRAELAGELYDFVLERLRGYYAEQGFGGEQFEAVLAVRPASLADFDRRLRAVADFGRRPEAASLAAANKRVANILRKQAEEAGAPPIGSSVDPKYFEFDAERALADALVSATADTAAPLEAGDYAAVLTRLAQLQAPVDAFFDDVLVNAEDPAVRANRLALLGQLKAQFAAIADISRL, via the coding sequence ATGAGCGCCGCCAAGTCGTTACTGATCGAGCTGGGTACGGAAGAACTACCGCCCAAGGCGCTCGATGAACTGGCCGCTGCTTTCCTGCGTGGCATCTGCGATGGCCTGTCCAAGCGCGGTGTCGATGCGGCCCTGGACAGCGCGGTGGTGTACGCCTCCCCGCGTCGTCTGGCGGTGCATATTCCCGCGGTGGCCGAATCGGCGGCGCAACAGGTGATCGTGCGTCGCGGTCCTGCACTGACCGCGGGTCGCGATGCCGAGGGCAAGCCTACCAAGGCCCTGTTGGGGTTCGCTCAATCGTGTGGCGTCGACGTCGAGCAACTGGGCGAAGAGCGCACCGACAAGGGCGCCTGGTTTGCTTACCGCGACATGTCGCCGGTGCGATTCCTGAAAGATCTGCTTGCGGAGATCGTCGACGAGACGCTCAAGGGCCTGCCGATCCCGAAGCCGATGCGCTGGGCCGATCACGACTACAGCTTCGTGCGCCCGGCGCATTGGCTGGTGATGCTGCATGGCTCGGACATCATCGATGGCGAAGTACTGGGCTTGAAGAGCGGCCGTCAGTCGCGCGGCCATCGCTTCATGCATCCGCAGCCGGTGCATATCGCCGACGCCGACGGCTGGCTCGACCATATGCGAGCGGCCAAGGTGCTGGCCGACCCGCGCGAGCGTCGCCAGCGCATCGAGGCTGAAATCGCCCGTGCCGCGAAAGAAACCGGTGGCGTGCCGCGCCTGGACGCCGCCCTGCTGGACGAAATCGCCAACCTCACCGAATGGCCGGCGGCGATCGCCTGCACGTTCGAGCGGGACTTTCTCGCCGTGCCCCCCGAGGCACTGGTGACGACGATGGAAACCAACCAGAAGTTCGTGCCGGTGTTCGATGCCGACGGCAAGCTCACCGAGCATTTCATCGGCATCGCCAATATCGACAGCAAGCAGCCGAGCGAGATTCGCAAGGGCTACGAGCGCGTCATACGTCCGCGCTTCGCCGACGCGAAGTTCTTCTGGGACGAAGATCTGAAGACCCCATTGGCCGGCTACCAGGATGCGTTGAAGAACGTGACCTATCAGCAGGCGCTGGGCAGCCTGTGGGACAAGAGCATCCGCGTTGCCGAGCTTGCGCGCGTCATCGCCAACCGCGTCGGTGTCGACGCCGGTCAGGCGACTCGTGCCGCCGCGCTGAGCAAATGCGACCTGCTTACCCGCATGGTCGGCGAGTTTCCCGAGCTGCAGGGTGTGATGGGCCGTTACTACGCCGCGCATCACGGCGAACCGGCCGAGGTGGCCGATGCGCTCGACAGCTACTACCAGCCGCGCTTCGCCGGCGATGCCGTCGCCTCGGGCAAGGTCGGCCAGGTGCTGGCCGTGGCCGAGCGCCTGGATACGCTCACGGGCATTTTCGCCGTCGGCATGAAGCCCAGCGGCAACAAGGATCCGTTTGCCCTGCGCCGCGCCGCGCTGGGCCTGGCACGTACGCTGATCGAAGGCAGGATCGAGCTCGACCTGCCGGGCACACTGCGTGAGGCTCTGGAACTGCTACCCGAAGCCGCCCTGGCCGCCGGCATCAAGCCGGGCAAGGACGGCAAGGCAGCGCCGCTCGATGCAGGCAAGCGCCGCGCCGAATTGGCCGGCGAGCTGTATGACTTCGTACTCGAGCGTTTGCGCGGCTACTACGCCGAACAGGGTTTTGGCGGCGAGCAGTTCGAAGCCGTGCTCGCGGTGCGACCGGCCAGCCTGGCCGATTTCGATCGTCGCCTGCGCGCGGTAGCCGACTTCGGCCGCCGCCCGGAAGCGGCCAGCCTTGCTGCCGCCAACAAGCGCGTTGCCAACATCCTGCGCAAGCAGGCCGAGGAAGCCGGAGCGCCGCCGATCGGCAGTTCGGTCGACCCGAAGTATTTCGAGTTCGACGCCGAACGTGCGTTGGCCGATGCGCTGGTGTCTGCCACCGCCGACACCGCCGCTCCGCTGGAAGCGGGCGACTACGCCGCCGTGCTGACTCGTCTGGCCCAGCTTCAGGCGCCGGTCGATGCGTTCTTCGACGATGTGCTGGTCAATGCCGAAGACCCGGCCGTACGCGCCAATCGCCTGGCCTTGCTCGGGCAGCTGAAGGCGCAGTTTGCGGCGATCGCGGATATTTCCCGGTTGTAA
- a CDS encoding helix-turn-helix transcriptional regulator, whose protein sequence is MNTQKTTHLVEAPSGTFADRIKVLIQRVGSVTEIARMCGFSEGVVRSWRDGNTDPSRARCVTLAKTLGISLVWLVAGEGTIQTEALAQGEELSGTESSLSQRHRSKLRTAADTLQASGVAMDPTRLNTALRILQSELDLAESRLTLAENADMLAELYDILGPNGDVDATAMVAFNHRLGDRIRRNRSAA, encoded by the coding sequence ATGAACACGCAAAAAACTACGCACCTCGTCGAAGCCCCCTCCGGCACCTTTGCTGATCGTATAAAAGTGCTGATCCAGCGCGTTGGCAGCGTCACGGAAATCGCACGAATGTGCGGGTTCTCCGAAGGCGTTGTGCGTAGTTGGCGCGACGGCAACACTGATCCGTCCCGTGCCCGTTGCGTGACCCTCGCCAAGACCCTCGGCATTTCGCTGGTGTGGCTGGTGGCCGGTGAAGGCACGATCCAGACCGAGGCGCTTGCGCAAGGCGAGGAATTGTCCGGCACGGAAAGCTCGCTGTCCCAGCGGCACCGTTCCAAGCTGCGGACCGCAGCCGACACGCTGCAGGCCAGCGGCGTCGCCATGGACCCGACCCGTCTCAATACCGCGCTGCGCATTCTGCAGTCCGAACTCGACCTGGCCGAAAGCCGCCTGACCTTGGCCGAAAACGCCGACATGCTGGCCGAGCTTTACGACATCCTCGGCCCTAACGGCGACGTGGATGCCACGGCGATGGTGGCGTTCAATCACCGTCTGGGTGATCGCATTCGCCGGAATCGTTCGGCAGCCTGA
- a CDS encoding DUF1481 domain-containing protein encodes MRRIVWSLMSVAALALAGCNSSSDTSSSQPAAENAPAAGDNTAAAPKANTVSGTVALSGDVQLSPNAKLEISLVDVSTEGGATSLASKTISPVPSMPQSFELTFNATDIVPANGYNVQAVLTDGDHKYAPALQSPVLTKGAPSQVTITLAPVQTAGDKEFAAFKDVQAHIGGMKITNGTKLDKDVSRGWQVFREGGNVKFIREQVDYGDKGFTSTDYAYKDGKPWVVVQQKKSSKDAKPSSTDRAAWGQDGSLLLKQHEAGSKTDTLSDDDAASLQKQAQSILNLATGGKGK; translated from the coding sequence ATGCGCAGGATCGTTTGGTCGCTGATGTCGGTTGCAGCCCTGGCGCTGGCCGGTTGCAATTCTTCTTCGGATACGTCGTCGTCGCAGCCGGCGGCGGAAAACGCCCCTGCAGCGGGTGACAACACAGCAGCTGCCCCCAAGGCCAATACGGTGTCCGGCACCGTGGCCTTGTCCGGCGACGTGCAGCTTTCGCCGAATGCGAAGCTCGAAATCAGCCTGGTCGACGTGTCGACCGAAGGTGGTGCCACCTCGCTGGCGAGCAAGACGATTTCGCCGGTGCCGAGCATGCCGCAGTCGTTCGAGCTGACCTTCAACGCCACGGATATCGTCCCGGCCAATGGCTATAACGTGCAGGCCGTGCTGACCGATGGCGATCACAAATACGCCCCGGCCTTGCAGTCGCCCGTGTTGACCAAGGGTGCGCCCAGCCAGGTGACGATCACCCTGGCACCGGTGCAGACCGCTGGCGACAAGGAGTTTGCCGCGTTCAAGGACGTGCAGGCACACATCGGCGGCATGAAGATCACCAACGGCACCAAGCTCGACAAAGATGTGTCGCGCGGTTGGCAGGTGTTCCGCGAAGGCGGCAACGTGAAGTTCATTCGCGAACAGGTCGACTACGGCGACAAGGGCTTCACCAGCACCGACTACGCCTATAAGGATGGAAAGCCGTGGGTGGTCGTGCAGCAGAAGAAGTCCAGCAAGGACGCCAAGCCGTCGTCCACCGACCGCGCTGCATGGGGTCAGGATGGTTCGCTGTTGCTGAAGCAGCACGAAGCCGGCAGCAAGACCGATACGCTCAGTGACGACGATGCCGCCAGCTTGCAGAAGCAGGCGCAGTCGATCCTGAATCTGGCGACGGGCGGCAAGGGCAAGTAA